CACCACGATGCCAGCCACCCTGTTCCGCACCGCAAAATTTGGAGATGGACCAAGTGTTGATGAGCTGCGGTTCCCCCACAAATTCATACAGATAGGGCAGGATGCGCGAATGGTCAATCAGTCCATCGAAGATACTGTGTAATCGAGGTAAACCGTTGAGCCGAATCTGGTGGATTCGTCTAGTTTCGCGGGTAGGGCGCCCAGGTCCGACAGTTTCCATCCATTTGTCTTCGTAGGTCCGGTTTTCAAGGGTGCTCAAGGTTTCCAAGTACCCCGCACATTCCTCAGCAGAGAGGACATTTCGGAGAATCAAGAAGCCATTGAGATCGAAGAGGAAGCGTTCCTCAATGCTAATCCGTGTGTTTTGGCATTCTGACATTTTTCTGCCCTTGCAATTGATTGTATTTCTACGGAGACGGTGAATCACGATATTATACTTCATTAGATGACTTCTGTGAATATCTCCGCTTTGACCCATTCGGCTAGGGCTACTGCTTGCTCCGCCTGTTTTTTTGCGAAACTACCTCAAACTCTTCAGGATAGCGCATATCCACCCCGTATGGCGTCAATACATCGGCCCTTTCCAATCGTTCGGCCAAAGTGGCATCTCGACGCGCTACTAACTGCCGCAATCGTCCAATATCGTGGGTCTTAGGAAATTCAATTTGATGGCGCACCAGAAACGCCTTGATATATTTCTCAACAGCTTGCTGGGCGTGGAATCCACTGACGAAATAATCGTCCAATTCACCTGCACAAAGGAGTCTTGCCGCCTGAAGATCCAGATCAGCTTTTTTTAACCACTGTTGTACAAAATCCACTACCACTTGTTCAGGATGCCTCATG
This sequence is a window from Candidatus Poribacteria bacterium. Protein-coding genes within it:
- a CDS encoding HEPN domain-containing protein; this encodes MRHPEQVVVDFVQQWLKKADLDLQAARLLCAGELDDYFVSGFHAQQAVEKYIKAFLVRHQIEFPKTHDIGRLRQLVARRDATLAERLERADVLTPYGVDMRYPEEFEVVSQKNRRSKQ